The following proteins are co-located in the Verrucomicrobiota bacterium genome:
- a CDS encoding DEAD/DEAH box helicase family protein, with protein sequence MERRHTIRFHFCHASCLDSTAAPRYIFNMSAKVIPAETAIPMATLFPEQGNAGINQHSVPAVKIALFRSLFRGREDVYPRRFESRKTGKSGYQPACANEWVRGICFKPKVKCTDCASRRLLPVTDEVICWHLSGRDGQGRDFIMGVYPMLQDETCYFLAADFDRDTWKEDAGAFMQTCKRFELSTALERSRSGNGGHVWMFFEEALPARLARNLGSYLLTETMENRPDIGLGSYDRLFPNQDTLPSGGFGNLIALPLQKEPRSRGNSVFLDEEFNPHPDQWMFLASVRKLTRPQVEAIVCDAENRGKIVGVRLVLAEPGEETPWLASPSRRHKETPITGTLPESLDLVLGDQIYIAKENLPPPLRNRLLRLAAFQNPEFYRAQAMRLPTYDKPRVIDCAEDCPLHLGLPRGCLSDIKALLRDLNIKPALRDERLVGTPLTVSFHGELRPEQQMAAEAMRAHDIGVLSATPAFGKTVIAAWLIAQRGVNTLVIVHRQQLLDQWVERLSSFLELPAKAIGRIGGGRKKMTGTLDVALIQSLVRKGVVDDRVGDYGHLIVDECHHVTAQSFELVARRAKAKFVTGLSATVTRKDGHHPIIFMQCGPVRYRVDAKQQAAARPFAHHVYVRPTGFRMLAELGEQDRRVEFQRLYKALVTDAPRNEMICHDVLGVVREGRFPLLLTERTEHLRLMAERLASEIPHIIILQGGMTKKDLLAANARLAALPESEGRVLMATGGFIGEGFDLPRLDTLFLALPVSWRGTIAQYAGRLHRLHHDKHEVRIYDYADLNVPMFAGMFDRRCRGYEALGYAILLPASALPGWPAEVPLPIDPEWKKDYAASVRRLIRDGVDQPLANLFVHVTRSPAPEAEGTDRARSATEAFLYRRLESLPDTTGRFRLNVELPIPFDGRGQMEVDLLCADASLAIELDGAQHLNDPEAYRRDRRKDALLQEHGYFVLRFLAEDVGKNLDHVLDTIVRALAHRQRRSQGDKTAA encoded by the coding sequence ATGGAACGGCGACACACAATCCGTTTCCATTTTTGCCATGCTTCCTGTCTCGACAGCACGGCGGCTCCCCGCTACATTTTTAACATGAGCGCGAAGGTGATTCCGGCAGAAACTGCCATTCCAATGGCGACGTTGTTTCCTGAGCAGGGAAATGCAGGAATCAATCAGCATTCCGTGCCCGCCGTCAAAATCGCCCTCTTCCGATCGCTGTTTCGCGGCCGGGAGGACGTATATCCCCGGCGTTTTGAGAGTCGAAAAACCGGCAAGTCTGGCTACCAACCAGCGTGTGCCAACGAATGGGTTCGCGGTATCTGTTTCAAACCCAAGGTCAAGTGTACTGATTGTGCCAGCCGACGTCTGCTGCCGGTGACCGATGAGGTCATCTGTTGGCACCTCTCCGGGCGGGATGGCCAAGGGCGTGATTTCATCATGGGTGTATACCCGATGCTTCAGGATGAGACCTGTTATTTTCTGGCTGCTGATTTCGATCGGGACACTTGGAAGGAGGATGCCGGCGCGTTCATGCAAACCTGCAAACGCTTTGAGCTGTCTACCGCACTCGAACGATCCCGTTCCGGTAACGGCGGCCACGTCTGGATGTTTTTTGAAGAGGCACTTCCAGCACGTCTTGCACGAAATCTCGGTTCCTACCTTTTAACCGAAACGATGGAAAACCGTCCGGACATCGGATTGGGTTCTTATGACCGCTTGTTTCCCAATCAGGATACCCTACCCAGTGGCGGTTTCGGAAACCTGATTGCTTTGCCTCTGCAAAAAGAGCCAAGGTCGCGCGGTAACAGTGTGTTTCTTGACGAAGAGTTTAATCCTCATCCGGACCAATGGATGTTTCTGGCGTCGGTGCGCAAACTCACCCGACCACAAGTCGAAGCCATTGTGTGCGATGCGGAAAATCGGGGGAAAATAGTTGGCGTGCGCTTGGTTCTGGCGGAGCCAGGTGAGGAAACTCCGTGGCTGGCATCGCCTTCGCGGCGGCACAAAGAAACCCCCATCACCGGAACGTTGCCAGAAAGTTTGGATTTGGTTCTTGGCGACCAGATTTACATTGCCAAGGAGAATTTACCGCCGCCGCTTCGCAATCGTCTGCTCCGCCTGGCCGCGTTTCAAAATCCCGAATTCTATCGGGCGCAAGCCATGCGGCTGCCGACCTATGACAAGCCACGCGTTATTGACTGTGCTGAGGATTGCCCACTGCACCTGGGTTTGCCGCGCGGCTGCTTGTCTGACATTAAGGCCTTGCTTCGTGATCTGAACATCAAGCCGGCACTCCGCGACGAACGATTGGTCGGCACCCCATTGACCGTCTCATTCCACGGCGAGTTGCGTCCCGAGCAGCAGATGGCTGCCGAAGCCATGCGTGCGCACGATATCGGGGTGCTTTCCGCTACGCCGGCTTTTGGAAAAACCGTGATTGCCGCCTGGCTGATTGCCCAACGCGGGGTTAATACGCTCGTGATTGTCCACCGTCAGCAGTTGTTGGATCAGTGGGTGGAGCGTCTGTCATCGTTTCTTGAATTGCCGGCCAAAGCGATTGGTCGGATCGGTGGAGGACGGAAGAAAATGACCGGCACCTTGGATGTGGCGCTGATCCAAAGCCTGGTGCGCAAAGGCGTGGTGGATGACCGCGTCGGAGACTATGGTCACTTGATCGTGGATGAGTGCCATCACGTGACTGCCCAGAGTTTTGAATTGGTTGCCCGCCGGGCCAAAGCAAAATTTGTCACCGGTCTGTCGGCCACGGTTACCCGGAAAGATGGACATCACCCGATTATCTTCATGCAGTGTGGCCCCGTCCGGTATCGTGTTGATGCAAAACAACAGGCGGCGGCCCGACCTTTTGCGCATCATGTGTATGTGCGCCCGACTGGTTTTCGGATGTTGGCAGAGTTGGGAGAGCAGGATCGGCGCGTTGAGTTTCAAAGACTGTACAAGGCGTTGGTAACCGACGCGCCTCGCAACGAAATGATTTGCCACGATGTGTTGGGCGTTGTGCGCGAAGGCCGGTTCCCCTTGCTATTAACCGAACGCACCGAACACTTGCGGCTCATGGCTGAACGGTTGGCATCGGAAATTCCCCATATTATTATTCTGCAGGGGGGAATGACCAAGAAAGACTTGCTGGCCGCCAATGCGCGATTGGCAGCGCTCCCTGAGAGTGAAGGGCGTGTGCTCATGGCCACCGGAGGATTTATCGGCGAAGGGTTCGACCTTCCTCGGCTGGACACCTTGTTCCTAGCTTTGCCGGTGTCTTGGCGGGGCACCATTGCCCAATACGCCGGTCGGTTGCATCGTCTTCATCATGACAAACACGAAGTGCGAATCTATGATTATGCCGACCTCAATGTCCCGATGTTTGCCGGGATGTTTGATCGGCGGTGCAGGGGATATGAAGCGCTTGGCTATGCGATCCTATTGCCGGCCAGCGCCCTGCCTGGCTGGCCCGCCGAGGTTCCGCTGCCAATTGATCCCGAGTGGAAAAAGGATTATGCCGCCAGTGTGCGGCGGCTTATTCGTGATGGGGTTGACCAACCATTGGCGAATCTATTTGTGCATGTCACCCGTTCCCCAGCGCCTGAAGCGGAGGGAACGGATCGCGCTCGCAGCGCAACCGAGGCTTTTTTATACCGGCGGCTTGAATCGTTGCCGGATACCACCGGGCGTTTTCGCCTGAATGTGGAGTTGCCAATCCCGTTCGATGGACGTGGGCAGATGGAAGTGGACCTGCTATGTGCGGATGCCAGCCTGGCCATCGAGTTGGATGGCGCACAGCATCTGAATGATCCCGAAGCCTATCGCCGTGATCGGCGGAAAGACGCCCTGCTCCAGGAGCACGGCTATTTCGTGTTGCGGTTTCTGGCGGAGGATGTTGGTAAAAATCTGGATCACGTCCTGGACACCATCGTGCGCGCCTTGGCACATCGTCAAAGGCGATCCCAAGGCGATAAAACTGCCGCTTGA
- a CDS encoding zinc-binding dehydrogenase, translating into MKAVQLIAHGAPGKLELRDLPDPQPGPGEVVVQVMACGLNHLDLWLEENGLPIPPVLPRTPGCEIAGRVVQIGPNVTLWKAGDRVAIQSNIFCGTCEYCQRGEESMCLRGELLGIQRDGGFAEKTLVPARLLVALPDTVDFATSAALTLAGSTAMHMLTDRAKVRPGDWVLVMGAASGVGSTAIQIAKGLGARVITTGTTEAKRNLGKQLGAEFALDPNDPKWPAEIRKITNKHGVDLVVEHVGGEVLLKILECLARGGTVVTCGATAGREVNLNLWPFFVKQQRLVGSYGRNRADMSATLEWAAAGKLKPVIHAIMPLEKTAEAFLALRNRVVLGKLVIQP; encoded by the coding sequence ATGAAGGCTGTACAATTAATTGCTCATGGTGCGCCGGGAAAACTCGAACTGCGGGATCTGCCCGATCCCCAGCCCGGCCCGGGCGAAGTGGTGGTGCAGGTCATGGCCTGCGGGTTGAATCATCTCGACTTGTGGCTCGAGGAAAACGGTTTACCCATTCCCCCGGTGCTGCCCCGCACGCCGGGTTGTGAAATCGCCGGGCGTGTCGTGCAGATCGGCCCCAATGTCACCCTGTGGAAAGCGGGTGACCGGGTGGCGATACAATCCAACATCTTCTGCGGCACATGCGAGTATTGTCAGCGCGGCGAGGAATCCATGTGCCTGCGCGGTGAACTGTTGGGCATTCAGCGCGATGGCGGTTTTGCGGAAAAGACCCTGGTGCCCGCCCGCCTGTTGGTAGCACTGCCTGACACCGTGGACTTTGCCACTTCCGCCGCGCTCACCCTGGCGGGCAGCACGGCCATGCACATGCTCACGGACCGCGCCAAGGTCAGACCCGGCGATTGGGTGCTGGTGATGGGCGCCGCCAGCGGCGTCGGTTCCACCGCCATCCAGATTGCCAAAGGGCTGGGCGCACGCGTCATCACTACCGGCACGACCGAGGCCAAACGCAACCTCGGCAAACAGCTCGGCGCGGAGTTTGCGCTGGACCCGAATGATCCCAAATGGCCCGCCGAAATTCGCAAGATCACGAACAAGCATGGGGTGGACTTGGTCGTCGAGCATGTGGGCGGGGAAGTGTTGCTGAAGATCCTCGAATGTCTGGCACGTGGCGGCACGGTGGTGACTTGCGGTGCGACGGCGGGACGCGAGGTGAACCTGAATCTTTGGCCGTTTTTCGTCAAACAACAACGGTTGGTCGGCAGTTACGGACGCAACCGCGCGGATATGAGTGCCACGTTGGAATGGGCCGCCGCCGGCAAGCTCAAACCGGTGATCCATGCCATCATGCCGCTCGAAAAAACCGCCGAAGCCTTCCTGGCCCTGCGCAACCGCGTCGTGCTCGGCAAACTCGTGATTCAGCCATAA
- the raiA gene encoding ribosome-associated translation inhibitor RaiA: MKLVLTTHNITLTDAIENHIVSKVEKLEHFDKWVVDVRVTIEHDNTKVPERQFTCRMRLGVRGRDLFAEDHESDLYAAIDLVTKKIEQQIRTRHSRSKAKKHTEAAKGKQKRIEAGV, from the coding sequence ATGAAATTGGTTTTGACGACTCACAACATTACTCTCACCGACGCCATCGAAAACCATATCGTATCCAAAGTGGAAAAGCTGGAGCACTTTGACAAGTGGGTGGTGGACGTTCGCGTTACAATTGAGCATGACAATACCAAGGTGCCGGAACGCCAGTTTACCTGCCGCATGCGTTTGGGCGTCCGGGGCCGCGATTTGTTTGCGGAAGACCACGAAAGCGACCTCTACGCCGCGATTGATCTCGTGACGAAAAAAATTGAGCAGCAGATTCGCACCCGGCACAGCCGGTCCAAGGCCAAAAAACACACTGAAGCCGCCAAAGGCAAACAGAAACGCATCGAAGCGGGCGTGTAA
- a CDS encoding amidohydrolase family protein has protein sequence MLLRARIVVPVSTPPIENGGVVLSGDRITAVGRWDELRVDHAGGPVVDLGEAVLAPGWINAHCHLDYTGFAGRIPPRKSFPDWIKQILALKAHWSYTDYAASWVAGAQMLVRSGTTTVADIEAAPELLPDIWASTPLRMLSLLELTVVRTGRPAQAVLDEAVQVLATLPPGRKSGGFSPHAPYSTTPELLRLTAEQALASGCRMAIHVAESHEEFEMFMHRTGSLHDWLKRQRNMSDCGLGSPVMHLARQGALSPFTLAVHANYLAPGDAALLASSGTGVAHCPRSHAYFQHQPFPLEELRQAGVNLCIGTDSLASMITHQKQLPTLDMFAELRTLAQAQPGLSPEFIVRMATLHGARALGLAGQAGELTPNAHADMLVIPGAGSPDSVYESIVHHQGPVQKVMIGGQWVEMHGSKINDYMPEI, from the coding sequence ATGCTCCTGCGAGCACGCATTGTGGTTCCGGTTTCGACCCCGCCGATTGAAAACGGCGGGGTGGTTCTTTCAGGAGACCGGATCACCGCAGTAGGGCGGTGGGACGAGTTGCGGGTGGATCATGCCGGAGGTCCGGTGGTGGATCTGGGCGAGGCGGTCTTGGCGCCGGGCTGGATCAACGCCCATTGTCATCTCGACTATACAGGATTCGCAGGCCGCATTCCTCCACGCAAAAGCTTTCCGGATTGGATCAAACAAATTCTCGCCCTCAAAGCCCACTGGAGCTACACGGATTATGCCGCCTCGTGGGTGGCGGGCGCCCAAATGCTGGTGCGCAGCGGCACCACCACGGTGGCGGATATTGAAGCCGCTCCGGAACTACTGCCGGACATTTGGGCGTCCACTCCGCTGCGCATGCTTTCCCTGCTGGAGTTGACGGTGGTGCGCACTGGCCGGCCCGCACAAGCCGTGTTGGATGAAGCCGTGCAGGTGCTGGCCACGCTGCCGCCCGGCAGGAAGAGCGGCGGATTTTCCCCGCACGCGCCGTATTCCACCACTCCGGAATTGCTTCGCTTGACGGCGGAACAAGCGCTGGCCTCCGGCTGTCGGATGGCCATTCATGTGGCGGAGTCGCACGAGGAGTTCGAGATGTTCATGCACCGAACTGGATCGCTGCATGACTGGTTGAAGCGGCAACGCAACATGAGCGATTGCGGCCTGGGTTCACCCGTGATGCACCTGGCCCGACAGGGAGCCCTGAGCCCGTTCACCCTGGCGGTTCACGCCAATTATCTGGCTCCGGGAGATGCGGCATTACTGGCCAGCTCGGGCACCGGCGTGGCCCATTGCCCCCGCAGTCATGCGTACTTCCAGCATCAGCCATTTCCGCTGGAAGAGTTGCGTCAGGCGGGGGTGAACCTATGCATCGGCACGGATAGCCTCGCCTCAATGATCACACACCAGAAGCAATTGCCAACCCTGGATATGTTTGCCGAACTCCGCACGCTGGCCCAGGCGCAACCCGGCCTAAGCCCGGAATTCATCGTGCGCATGGCTACCCTGCACGGTGCGCGCGCATTGGGATTGGCCGGGCAGGCGGGCGAACTGACCCCCAACGCTCACGCGGATATGCTGGTGATCCCGGGAGCCGGTTCGCCAGACTCGGTTTACGAAAGCATAGTGCATCATCAAGGGCCGGTGCAGAAGGTGATGATCGGCGGACAGTGGGTGGAGATGCACGGCTCCAAGATAAATGATTACATGCCGGAAATCTGA
- a CDS encoding SDR family NAD(P)-dependent oxidoreductase, which yields MTATPQPSRVVLITGAAGGLGKGLVAAFLEQGWRVMAGWHQRHAFTESDCLIPVQWDVTCAEHAQGAVGLALKRWGRVDMLVNNAGLTRDAALVQMKAADWEQVLGVNLKGAFLCSQAVLRPMLKQRDGHILNVTSFAARTGTRGQANYAAAKAGLLGLTESLAREVGARNIRVNAVLPGVLLTPMTAGLKPEVLAEFEHANTLGRLNSIEEVARFMVFLAGTRNISGQLFQLDSRIASWS from the coding sequence ATGACTGCCACCCCTCAACCTTCACGCGTAGTGCTGATTACCGGCGCAGCAGGCGGCCTCGGAAAAGGCCTGGTCGCCGCGTTCCTGGAACAAGGCTGGCGGGTGATGGCCGGCTGGCATCAGCGCCATGCGTTCACGGAATCGGATTGCTTAATTCCGGTACAGTGGGATGTCACGTGTGCGGAACACGCTCAAGGAGCGGTGGGACTTGCCCTGAAACGCTGGGGGCGGGTGGATATGCTGGTCAATAACGCCGGGCTGACCAGGGACGCCGCGCTCGTCCAGATGAAAGCCGCCGACTGGGAACAGGTGCTGGGCGTGAATTTGAAAGGTGCCTTCCTGTGCAGCCAGGCTGTTTTGCGGCCCATGTTGAAACAACGTGACGGCCACATTCTGAACGTGACCAGCTTTGCGGCGCGCACTGGCACGCGCGGCCAGGCGAATTATGCGGCGGCCAAGGCGGGGCTGCTCGGCCTGACGGAATCGCTGGCGCGGGAAGTGGGCGCGCGTAATATTCGCGTGAATGCGGTGTTGCCCGGTGTGTTGCTTACCCCCATGACGGCCGGGCTGAAACCCGAGGTGCTGGCTGAATTTGAGCACGCCAATACGTTGGGCCGATTGAATTCCATCGAGGAAGTCGCGCGCTTCATGGTGTTCCTCGCTGGCACCCGGAATATTTCCGGCCAGCTTTTTCAGTTGGACAGCCGGATTGCGAGCTGGAGTTAA
- a CDS encoding 8-amino-7-oxononanoate synthase, with amino-acid sequence MSDFAAQLNQELEDIRRSGLVRELRRVDSPQSACLQMGGRAWLNFSSNDYLGLADHPALKAAASKAIETFGAGAGASRLICGSLAPHHELEDALAAFKGVEAVLSFSTGYAAAVGTITALLDKDDILILDKLVHASIVDAARLSGARLRVFAHNDLADLEKKLAWSRAQRDAAQRTTVKSPRVLVVTESVFSMDGDQAPLPELVALKNRYDAWLMVDEAHATGLFGARRSGLVEQHGLTGQVEIQMGTLGKALGASGGFIGGCLALKELLVNRARSFIYSTAPVPAAAAAARAAVELAQSAEGAERCATLWARVHQLHSALQQTNLKLVDPVSPILPLILGPEERAMMAAQQLREQGFFVPAIRYPTVARGGARLRVTLSAAHSKAAVQKLADALITVLSHS; translated from the coding sequence ATGTCGGATTTTGCAGCTCAGTTAAATCAGGAGTTGGAAGACATCCGCCGCAGCGGGCTGGTTCGGGAATTGCGCCGGGTGGATTCGCCGCAATCCGCGTGTCTCCAGATGGGCGGACGCGCGTGGTTGAACTTTTCCTCCAACGATTACCTGGGGCTGGCGGATCATCCGGCCCTGAAAGCGGCGGCCAGCAAGGCGATTGAAACCTTTGGCGCGGGCGCAGGCGCTTCGCGGTTGATTTGCGGATCGCTGGCCCCGCACCACGAGCTTGAGGATGCCTTGGCGGCTTTCAAAGGCGTGGAGGCGGTACTGAGTTTTTCCACGGGTTACGCGGCGGCGGTAGGGACCATTACCGCGCTGCTCGACAAAGACGATATTCTCATTCTCGACAAGCTGGTGCATGCCAGCATTGTGGATGCCGCTCGCCTGAGCGGAGCGCGATTGCGCGTCTTTGCCCACAATGACCTGGCCGATCTGGAAAAGAAACTGGCTTGGAGCCGGGCCCAGCGGGACGCCGCGCAAAGAACTACGGTAAAATCACCCCGCGTCCTCGTGGTGACCGAATCCGTATTCTCGATGGATGGCGATCAGGCGCCGCTGCCGGAACTGGTGGCATTGAAGAATCGTTATGATGCCTGGTTGATGGTGGATGAGGCGCACGCGACCGGTTTGTTCGGCGCGCGCCGCAGCGGGCTGGTGGAGCAGCATGGCCTGACCGGGCAGGTGGAAATCCAAATGGGCACGCTGGGCAAAGCCCTCGGCGCGAGCGGCGGTTTCATCGGCGGCTGCCTGGCGTTAAAAGAACTGCTGGTGAATCGCGCGCGCAGTTTCATCTACTCCACCGCCCCGGTGCCGGCAGCGGCGGCGGCCGCCCGGGCGGCAGTGGAATTGGCGCAGTCCGCAGAAGGTGCGGAACGATGCGCGACGCTATGGGCCCGGGTTCATCAACTGCACTCGGCGCTCCAGCAAACGAATTTAAAATTGGTGGATCCGGTAAGCCCCATTCTCCCGCTAATTCTCGGGCCGGAAGAACGCGCGATGATGGCCGCGCAACAACTGCGCGAGCAGGGATTCTTTGTGCCTGCCATCCGTTACCCCACCGTGGCACGCGGCGGCGCGCGGCTCCGGGTGACGCTGTCCGCCGCGCACAGCAAAGCCGCAGTCCAAAAACTGGCAGACGCATTGATCACCGTTTTGAGTCATTCATGA
- the bioA gene encoding adenosylmethionine--8-amino-7-oxononanoate transaminase: MHPLAKLDRAFVWHPFTQMRDWMKREPIVITSGRGAVLRDVHGREYLDANASIWTNLHGHQHPKINRAIQRQLGKIAHSSALGFANEPASLLAAQLVKLATLRSQPDKQPAPIHNPKLAKVFFSDNGSTATEVALKLAYECARRAGTRTPRFLSLEGAYHGDTVGAVSLGHIDLFHKAYAGLLFKTDHVMAPYCYRCPFNRAKPERADARDYRQCRMECLDKVEQKLAAQKKQHGAAYAGFVFEPLLQGAAGVIAQPKGWLREAAARARAHGALLIADEVMTGFGRTGTRFACHQEGVQPDFLCLAKGLTGGYLPMAATLTTNAVFNAFLGEYEEFKTFFHGHSFTGNQLGSAAALASLEILESPTTHRAQKTLETTLRSALQGLWELPQVGDMRQVGLVAGIELVRDWHKRQPFDLRERAGIRVCEAMARRGVLTRPVGNVIMLMPPYCTTPAQVRKIVQTLYDAVREVLR; this comes from the coding sequence ATGCACCCCCTAGCCAAACTTGATCGCGCCTTTGTCTGGCATCCCTTCACGCAGATGCGGGATTGGATGAAGCGGGAACCGATTGTCATCACCTCCGGCCGGGGGGCCGTGCTGCGCGACGTGCACGGGCGTGAGTATCTGGACGCCAATGCTTCCATCTGGACCAACCTGCACGGGCATCAGCATCCCAAAATCAACCGCGCCATCCAGCGTCAACTCGGCAAAATCGCCCACTCCTCAGCACTGGGTTTTGCCAATGAGCCGGCCTCGCTCCTGGCAGCGCAATTAGTCAAACTGGCCACCCTGCGCAGCCAACCCGACAAGCAGCCGGCTCCGATTCACAATCCCAAGTTAGCCAAAGTTTTTTTCTCGGATAACGGTTCCACCGCCACCGAAGTGGCGCTTAAGCTGGCGTATGAATGCGCCCGCCGCGCGGGAACGCGAACGCCACGGTTCCTTTCCCTGGAGGGCGCGTATCATGGCGACACCGTCGGGGCCGTGAGCCTCGGGCATATTGACCTGTTCCATAAGGCGTACGCGGGACTACTGTTCAAGACCGACCACGTCATGGCGCCCTATTGCTATCGGTGCCCGTTTAATCGTGCCAAACCGGAGCGGGCAGACGCGCGGGATTATCGCCAATGCCGGATGGAATGCCTGGATAAAGTGGAGCAAAAATTGGCGGCGCAAAAGAAACAGCACGGCGCAGCCTACGCTGGATTCGTGTTTGAACCGTTGTTGCAAGGCGCGGCGGGCGTGATTGCTCAACCAAAGGGCTGGCTGCGCGAAGCGGCAGCGCGCGCGCGTGCGCATGGCGCACTCTTAATTGCGGATGAGGTCATGACCGGATTTGGCCGGACCGGAACGCGCTTTGCTTGTCATCAGGAAGGCGTACAACCGGACTTCCTATGCCTGGCCAAGGGCCTGACCGGCGGATATCTGCCCATGGCGGCGACGTTAACCACCAATGCGGTGTTCAACGCGTTTCTGGGCGAGTACGAAGAATTCAAAACGTTCTTTCACGGTCACAGCTTCACCGGTAACCAGCTTGGGTCAGCAGCGGCGCTGGCCAGCCTGGAAATTCTGGAAAGCCCGACCACACACCGCGCACAGAAGACATTGGAGACAACCTTGCGCAGCGCATTGCAAGGGCTGTGGGAACTGCCGCAGGTGGGAGACATGCGGCAGGTCGGTCTGGTGGCGGGAATTGAACTGGTCCGCGACTGGCACAAGCGCCAGCCATTTGATTTACGGGAACGCGCGGGCATTCGGGTATGTGAAGCCATGGCCCGACGGGGTGTGCTGACGCGTCCCGTGGGCAACGTCATTATGCTGATGCCACCGTACTGCACCACACCCGCACAAGTGCGCAAAATCGTGCAGACGCTCTACGATGCAGTGAGAGAGGTTTTGCGCTGA
- a CDS encoding SGNH/GDSL hydrolase family protein gives MAPQIKKLLWLVAIMILIIGAGTYYYSLFLTHPPGTGPVQISMSEAKISTDTNEIWIIGLGDSVTAGFGASAGKSYWDLLVNNAQEEDLSLGGKCLKRIYPNLISTNLSKSGSTSLQHERQQIPRLPRDAQRKAIIVITTGGNDLIHSYGKEPPKEGAMYGATLDQAKPWIQNFGVRLDKMVREINTHFPKGAEIYMATIYDPSDGTGVMRHTGLPEWLDGVKILAEYNKLILNLNKNHPNVRVVEMHQAFLGHGLHARHWWEPYYDPADPFCWLASNIEDPNDRGYDAIQRLMWNAIATRIVRSP, from the coding sequence ATGGCACCTCAAATAAAGAAATTACTGTGGTTGGTCGCAATAATGATTCTCATTATTGGCGCTGGGACCTACTATTATTCGCTATTCCTCACACATCCGCCGGGAACAGGCCCAGTTCAGATCTCCATGAGCGAAGCCAAGATAAGCACGGATACCAATGAGATATGGATAATTGGCCTTGGCGATAGTGTGACGGCAGGCTTTGGTGCCAGTGCCGGAAAAAGTTACTGGGATCTCCTGGTCAATAATGCACAGGAAGAAGACCTATCCCTTGGCGGCAAGTGCCTTAAGAGAATCTATCCCAACCTTATCAGCACCAATCTATCGAAATCGGGAAGCACCTCGCTGCAACATGAACGCCAACAGATTCCCCGGCTTCCCCGAGATGCGCAGCGAAAAGCCATCATTGTCATAACCACTGGAGGTAATGATCTGATTCATAGCTACGGAAAAGAGCCGCCAAAGGAAGGGGCCATGTATGGAGCGACACTGGATCAAGCCAAACCATGGATTCAGAATTTTGGCGTGCGGCTCGACAAAATGGTGCGTGAAATCAACACGCATTTTCCCAAGGGTGCAGAAATCTACATGGCAACGATTTATGATCCCAGCGATGGAACTGGAGTCATGAGACATACTGGACTTCCAGAGTGGCTGGACGGAGTCAAGATTTTAGCCGAGTATAACAAACTGATATTGAATTTGAATAAGAATCACCCAAACGTGCGTGTCGTCGAGATGCATCAGGCATTTTTAGGCCATGGACTGCATGCCCGGCATTGGTGGGAACCGTATTATGACCCGGCAGATCCGTTCTGCTGGCTGGCTTCAAATATCGAAGACCCCAATGACCGCGGTTACGATGCCATTCAAAGGTTAATGTGGAATGCTATCGCAACGAGAATTGTTCGTTCGCCATAA
- the kdsB gene encoding 3-deoxy-manno-octulosonate cytidylyltransferase → MNILGIIPARFASTRFPGKPLALIGGKTLIQRVVERCRQARSLSEVIVATDDSRIAELAARFCTVEMTSPDHPSGSDRIAEVARRRACDAVVNIQGDEPLIDPAVIDVVANALADSEMSTAATPIRDEAEYDNPNVVKVVVNATGRALYFSRRTIPYVREAASRPIREQMAAYPFLKHLGIYGFRRETLLRLVGYPVSPLEAAEKLEQLRALDHGIGITVATVEYDSVGVDLPGDVARVEQLLKAHL, encoded by the coding sequence ATGAACATACTTGGCATCATACCCGCGCGCTTTGCTTCGACCCGGTTTCCGGGCAAGCCGCTGGCCCTGATTGGCGGAAAAACCCTGATTCAACGGGTGGTGGAACGTTGCCGCCAGGCCCGTTCCCTGAGCGAAGTCATCGTGGCAACGGATGATTCCCGGATCGCCGAGTTGGCGGCCCGGTTTTGCACCGTTGAAATGACTTCCCCCGATCATCCCAGCGGGTCGGACCGCATTGCGGAAGTGGCGCGGCGCCGCGCCTGCGATGCGGTGGTCAACATCCAGGGGGATGAGCCACTGATTGACCCGGCGGTAATTGATGTGGTGGCGAACGCCTTGGCGGACAGCGAAATGTCCACGGCGGCCACGCCCATCCGCGATGAGGCGGAATACGACAATCCCAACGTGGTGAAAGTCGTTGTCAACGCCACCGGTCGTGCCTTATATTTTTCGCGCCGCACGATCCCGTACGTGCGTGAGGCCGCCAGCCGCCCAATCCGCGAGCAGATGGCGGCCTATCCGTTTTTGAAGCATTTGGGTATTTACGGGTTTCGACGAGAAACCCTGTTGCGGCTGGTGGGGTACCCGGTATCCCCCTTGGAAGCGGCGGAGAAACTGGAACAACTGCGCGCCTTGGATCACGGCATCGGCATCACCGTCGCAACGGTGGAGTACGACAGCGTGGGCGTGGACCTGCCCGGCGATGTGGCGCGGGTGGAACAACTTTTGAAAGCGCATTTATGA